Proteins encoded within one genomic window of Hyalangium minutum:
- a CDS encoding UbiA family prenyltransferase, with the protein MSSASPATTSASDVPLVVDLDGTLVRTDTLHESLLVLLKRNPLLLVLAALWMLKGKAAFKAEVGRRVKLDAARLPYSEPLLAYLREEKARGRRLVLATAADQTIADAVAAHLELFSEVYASDGTVNLSGARKLARLKQAHPEFDYAGDGEVDLALWREARRAVVVHGSSGLERKVRALGRGEVRVFEAPRTSVRTWVKALRVHQWAKNILVFVPALLAHKAQQFELLMQAALAFVAFSLCASSVYILNDLLDLDSDRQHPTKRKRPFASGDLPVRVGAVLAPVLLVAGFTVAALLLPLPFVGLLATYYLATFAYSLHLKQVMVLDVLVLAGLYTVRIFGGSLATGVPTSSWLFTFSMFLFLSLALVKRLSEVRRLRLANEEATPGRGYLASDYEQLASLGVAAGYISVLVLAFYITSKEVTVLYSNPERLWMLCPVMLYWVSRVWLLAHRGLVNEDPLVFALRDKVSYAVGLVAALVLLVAT; encoded by the coding sequence ATGTCCTCCGCCTCACCTGCCACCACCTCGGCCTCGGACGTGCCGCTCGTCGTCGATCTCGACGGGACACTGGTGCGCACGGACACGCTGCACGAGAGCCTGCTGGTGCTGCTCAAGCGCAACCCGCTGCTGCTGGTGCTCGCGGCGCTGTGGATGCTCAAGGGCAAGGCGGCCTTCAAGGCGGAGGTGGGACGACGGGTGAAGCTGGATGCCGCGCGCCTGCCCTACAGCGAGCCACTGCTGGCCTACCTTCGGGAGGAGAAGGCGCGGGGCCGGCGGCTGGTGCTGGCGACGGCGGCGGATCAGACCATTGCGGACGCGGTGGCGGCGCACCTGGAGTTGTTCTCCGAGGTGTACGCCAGCGACGGCACGGTGAACCTCTCGGGCGCGAGGAAGCTGGCGCGGCTGAAGCAGGCGCACCCCGAGTTCGACTACGCGGGCGATGGCGAGGTGGACCTGGCGCTGTGGCGCGAGGCACGGCGGGCGGTGGTGGTGCACGGCTCGTCCGGGCTGGAGCGCAAGGTGCGTGCGCTGGGCCGGGGCGAGGTGCGCGTCTTCGAGGCGCCTCGCACGAGCGTGCGCACGTGGGTGAAGGCGCTGCGCGTGCACCAGTGGGCCAAGAACATCCTGGTCTTCGTCCCGGCGCTGCTGGCGCACAAGGCCCAGCAGTTCGAGCTGCTGATGCAGGCGGCGCTGGCCTTCGTGGCGTTCAGCCTGTGCGCATCCAGCGTGTACATCCTCAATGACTTGCTCGACTTGGACTCGGACCGGCAGCACCCGACCAAGCGCAAGCGCCCGTTCGCCTCGGGTGACTTGCCGGTGAGGGTGGGAGCGGTGCTGGCGCCGGTGCTGTTGGTGGCGGGCTTCACGGTGGCGGCGCTGCTGCTGCCGCTGCCCTTCGTGGGGCTGCTGGCCACGTACTATCTGGCGACGTTCGCGTACTCGCTGCACCTCAAGCAGGTGATGGTGCTGGATGTGCTGGTGCTGGCGGGCCTGTACACGGTGCGCATCTTCGGCGGCTCGCTTGCGACGGGGGTGCCGACGTCGAGCTGGCTGTTCACCTTCTCGATGTTCCTGTTCCTGTCGCTGGCGCTGGTGAAGCGGCTGTCCGAGGTCCGGCGGCTGCGGCTGGCCAACGAGGAGGCGACGCCGGGCCGAGGCTACCTGGCGAGCGACTACGAGCAGCTGGCGAGCCTGGGTGTGGCGGCCGGGTACATCTCGGTGCTGGTGCTGGCGTTCTACATCACCAGCAAGGAGGTGACGGTCCTCTACAGCAACCCCGAGCGGCTGTGGATGCTGTGCCCGGTGATGCTGTACTGGGTGAGCCGGGTGTGGCTGCTGGCGCACCGGGGACTGGTGAACGAGGATCCGCTGGTCTTTGCGCTGCGAGATAAGGTGAGCTACGCGGTGGGGCTGGTGGCGGCGCTCGTGCTGCTGGTGGCCACGTGA
- a CDS encoding HIT family protein: MSATDTQSSCFFCRLIAGREQAWKIWEDEHHLAFLTPFPNAAGFTVVAPKKHLGSYVFSLEDAEYTGLLLAARKVGLILDRAFGTRRTGLFAEGMGIDHAHVKLTPLHGLPEGPWQAVRSTVRTFYTRYEGYIASHDGPRMPDAELDALAERIRKAAAEI; the protein is encoded by the coding sequence ATGAGCGCCACCGACACCCAGTCCAGCTGTTTCTTCTGCAGACTCATCGCGGGCCGCGAGCAGGCGTGGAAGATCTGGGAGGACGAGCACCACCTCGCCTTCCTCACGCCGTTCCCCAACGCGGCCGGCTTCACCGTGGTGGCGCCCAAGAAGCACCTGGGCAGCTACGTGTTCTCGCTGGAGGACGCGGAGTACACCGGCCTGCTGCTGGCGGCCCGAAAGGTGGGGCTCATCCTGGACCGCGCCTTCGGCACCCGGCGCACCGGGCTGTTCGCCGAGGGCATGGGCATTGATCACGCCCACGTGAAGCTCACGCCGCTGCACGGCCTCCCCGAGGGGCCCTGGCAGGCGGTGCGCAGCACCGTGCGGACCTTCTACACGCGCTACGAGGGCTACATCGCCTCCCACGACGGGCCGCGCATGCCCGACGCGGAGCTGGACGCACTGGCCGAGCGCATCCGCAAGGCCGCCGCAGAGATTTGA
- the bcp gene encoding thioredoxin-dependent thiol peroxidase: MPFPSVGSKAPDFKLADQTGKTVSLAQFAGKNVVLYFYPKDDTPGCTVEACNFRDEHSALEKAGAVVLGVSPDTTKSHEKFANKFNLPFPLLADIEHKVADAYGAWGEKVNYGRTYMGIIRSTVLIDGEGKVKHVWPKVKVNGHVNEVLSMLTGGTAEAPAAAKKAPAKKAAAKKAPAAKKAAPRSR, translated from the coding sequence ATGCCCTTCCCCTCAGTTGGCAGCAAGGCCCCCGACTTCAAGCTCGCTGATCAGACCGGCAAGACCGTGTCCCTCGCGCAGTTCGCGGGAAAGAACGTCGTCCTCTACTTCTACCCGAAGGACGACACCCCCGGCTGCACGGTGGAGGCCTGCAACTTCCGCGACGAGCACTCGGCGCTGGAGAAGGCGGGCGCGGTGGTGCTGGGCGTGTCGCCGGACACCACGAAGAGCCACGAGAAGTTCGCCAACAAGTTCAACCTGCCGTTCCCGCTGCTGGCGGACATCGAGCACAAGGTGGCGGACGCGTACGGCGCGTGGGGCGAGAAGGTGAACTACGGCCGCACGTACATGGGCATCATCCGCTCCACGGTGCTCATCGACGGCGAGGGCAAGGTGAAGCACGTGTGGCCGAAGGTGAAGGTGAACGGCCACGTGAACGAGGTGCTCTCGATGCTGACCGGAGGCACCGCCGAGGCCCCGGCCGCGGCGAAGAAGGCGCCCGCCAAGAAGGCCGCCGCGAAGAAGGCTCCCGCCGCGAAGAAGGCCGCTCCGCGCAGCCGCTGA
- a CDS encoding HesA/MoeB/ThiF family protein yields MKDHLWLLPTVVSSVIGDELILYQTETRLALSPGGPELFEVVRQLDGNRTEEELRALPRGEEVLEILEGEKWLVRLETPLARFIEGRPWITRQLSFYAHLQRRYPDRIFAELASAHVVIVGTGGIGSHVAMSLAGAGVHRMTLMDPDTIDLSNLNRQFFYTREDVGSRKVDAAARFLLARHPHLQIDAIPEALFASEGQADLLRTANLILFAGDGPTVLQGMTARVGSTPVLVGGYMGQIGVVGPTFWPAKGSACWGCWTAANDEKPLGEIFSTAISREAAWNSSGVTLNGITGNLLAEEALRCLAPSLGGPLLLDARISLDMATLSLKRTPEAPVNCPHRQEVPKA; encoded by the coding sequence ATGAAAGACCACCTCTGGCTGCTGCCCACCGTCGTCTCATCGGTCATCGGTGATGAGCTGATCCTGTACCAGACGGAGACCCGCCTGGCGCTCTCGCCCGGAGGCCCGGAGCTCTTCGAGGTGGTGCGGCAGCTCGATGGAAACCGCACGGAGGAGGAGCTGCGCGCGCTGCCTCGGGGCGAGGAGGTGCTCGAGATCCTCGAGGGAGAGAAGTGGCTGGTCCGGCTCGAGACGCCTCTGGCGCGCTTCATCGAGGGCCGGCCGTGGATCACCCGGCAGCTCTCTTTCTACGCCCACCTCCAGCGCCGCTACCCGGATCGGATCTTCGCCGAGCTGGCGAGCGCCCACGTCGTCATCGTGGGCACGGGAGGCATCGGCTCTCATGTCGCCATGAGCCTTGCGGGCGCGGGGGTGCACCGGATGACGCTGATGGATCCGGACACCATCGACCTGAGCAATCTCAACCGGCAGTTCTTCTACACGCGCGAGGACGTGGGCTCGCGGAAGGTGGACGCGGCCGCGCGCTTCCTGCTGGCCCGCCATCCCCACCTGCAGATCGACGCCATCCCGGAGGCGCTGTTCGCCAGCGAGGGACAGGCGGACCTGCTGCGGACCGCCAACCTGATCCTCTTCGCGGGAGATGGCCCCACGGTGCTCCAGGGAATGACGGCGCGGGTGGGCAGCACGCCCGTGCTCGTGGGGGGCTACATGGGACAGATCGGCGTGGTGGGGCCCACCTTCTGGCCGGCCAAGGGCTCGGCGTGCTGGGGGTGCTGGACCGCCGCCAATGACGAGAAGCCGCTGGGGGAGATCTTCTCGACGGCGATCTCGCGCGAGGCCGCGTGGAACTCCTCGGGCGTCACCTTGAATGGCATCACCGGCAACCTCCTGGCGGAGGAGGCCCTGCGGTGCCTGGCGCCCTCGCTGGGAGGCCCCCTGCTGCTCGACGCGCGCATCTCCCTGGACATGGCGACCCTGTCGCTGAAGCGGACGCCCGAGGCCCCCGTCAACTGCCCCCACCGTCAAGAGGTCCCCAAGGCATGA
- a CDS encoding MXAN_6627.5 family MYXO-CTERM protein produces MAPLSLRTCLLTAAITLCLGVPWAAHAQTGGEDGGTSTAPDASVGEGGPDRDNPEGEDGVGRVVVNCRSSSDCSPRFNCNQGKCRYTGIREAERVGCLGGPEAAMVVVGVGLAVALRRRA; encoded by the coding sequence ATGGCCCCCCTGTCCCTAAGAACCTGCCTGCTCACCGCCGCGATCACCCTGTGTCTGGGTGTGCCCTGGGCCGCACACGCCCAGACAGGTGGGGAGGATGGGGGGACTTCCACCGCGCCGGACGCCTCGGTGGGAGAGGGTGGACCGGACCGGGACAACCCAGAAGGTGAGGATGGCGTGGGCCGCGTGGTGGTGAACTGCCGGAGCAGCTCCGACTGCTCGCCGCGCTTCAATTGCAACCAGGGCAAGTGCCGCTACACCGGGATTCGCGAGGCCGAGCGCGTGGGCTGCCTGGGCGGCCCCGAGGCCGCGATGGTGGTGGTGGGAGTGGGGCTGGCGGTGGCGTTGCGGAGGAGGGCGTAG
- a CDS encoding methyltransferase, producing the protein MRLGFRADNLLERVANWFNLAPMPIAHVFFGMMSSRTMMAGVRLGVYAALAEGPATAEALAERLKLSPEGTRALLEGLVSCEVVKRKRDRYLLDERARRWLDPRSPQYIGGFIEFNYAQWSWWSELEETVRTGKPVDIHDFAPDDPRWKDYIHAMHQLARLAAPEVASAIPLPRGAKHLLDLGGAHGWFSAELCQKHRGLKATVVDLEGSARVGREIIAAAGLSHVVTHREGDILTAELGGPYDAALLFQVVHHLSPAQNVALLRRVRTALGPKGTLAVLEYLREEVEAEPSASALIGLHYFLTSKAAAYTPAEVEGFLDDAGFKITKTQPIRRLPLQTLILAQPE; encoded by the coding sequence GTGCGGCTCGGCTTCAGGGCGGACAACCTGTTGGAGCGGGTGGCGAACTGGTTCAACCTGGCGCCCATGCCCATCGCCCACGTCTTCTTCGGGATGATGAGCTCCCGGACGATGATGGCGGGCGTGAGGCTGGGGGTGTACGCGGCGCTGGCGGAGGGCCCGGCCACCGCGGAGGCCCTGGCCGAGCGGCTGAAGCTCTCGCCCGAGGGGACGCGCGCACTGCTCGAGGGCCTGGTGTCCTGCGAGGTGGTGAAGCGCAAGCGCGACCGCTACCTGCTGGATGAGCGGGCGCGGCGCTGGCTGGATCCGCGCTCGCCGCAGTACATCGGCGGCTTCATCGAGTTCAACTACGCCCAGTGGTCGTGGTGGAGCGAGTTGGAGGAGACAGTGCGCACCGGCAAGCCGGTGGACATCCACGACTTCGCGCCGGATGACCCGCGGTGGAAGGACTACATCCACGCCATGCACCAGCTGGCGCGGCTGGCGGCGCCGGAGGTGGCCTCGGCCATTCCGCTGCCCCGAGGCGCCAAGCACCTGCTGGACCTGGGCGGGGCGCATGGCTGGTTCTCGGCGGAGCTGTGCCAGAAGCACCGCGGGCTGAAGGCCACGGTGGTGGACCTGGAGGGCAGTGCACGCGTGGGGCGGGAGATCATCGCGGCGGCGGGCCTGTCGCACGTGGTGACGCACCGTGAGGGCGACATCCTCACGGCGGAGCTGGGCGGCCCGTACGATGCGGCGCTCCTGTTTCAGGTGGTGCACCACCTGTCGCCCGCGCAGAACGTGGCGCTGCTGCGCCGGGTGCGCACCGCGCTGGGGCCCAAGGGCACGCTCGCTGTCCTGGAGTACCTGCGCGAGGAGGTGGAGGCCGAGCCGAGCGCCTCGGCCCTCATTGGCCTGCACTACTTCCTCACCTCGAAGGCGGCGGCGTACACGCCTGCCGAGGTGGAGGGCTTCCTGGACGACGCGGGCTTCAAGATCACCAAGACGCAGCCCATCCGGCGGCTACCGCTGCAGACGCTCATCCTCGCCCAGCCGGAATGA
- a CDS encoding HTTM domain-containing protein, whose protein sequence is MMLWELAFSQPDAMHRLEWVRMTLGGTIFVLSRMPPYGRFYTENEATLYSPGSWLPPLGRLQPLLRTGVSLLALLVAVGLGGLGTAVALLLAFGLLDRYLASLSPRLWNNVFHVHLFLLGYCIARAAPLLAPPAQAERLASFMLTAMQFQVGLVYLLAGISKLRVGGLEWFTQGRTLLASTLFRGTALGRRVVAVPAARRAMGLASGAFELGAPALVLWPAMHPWLAVMAISFHLGVLLLMRISFWHLWVFFPALFITP, encoded by the coding sequence ATGATGCTTTGGGAGCTCGCCTTCTCTCAGCCGGACGCGATGCACCGGCTGGAGTGGGTGCGGATGACGCTGGGGGGAACCATCTTCGTCCTCTCGCGCATGCCCCCCTATGGGCGCTTCTACACGGAGAACGAGGCCACGCTCTACAGCCCCGGCTCGTGGCTGCCTCCGCTGGGGCGGCTCCAGCCGCTGCTCCGCACGGGGGTGTCACTCCTCGCCCTGCTCGTGGCCGTGGGGCTTGGAGGGCTTGGAACCGCCGTGGCGCTGCTCCTGGCGTTCGGGCTGCTCGATCGCTACCTGGCGAGCCTGTCGCCCCGGCTGTGGAACAACGTCTTCCACGTGCACCTGTTTCTGCTCGGCTACTGTATCGCTCGAGCCGCGCCGCTCCTCGCGCCTCCCGCGCAGGCCGAGCGGCTGGCGTCGTTCATGCTCACCGCGATGCAGTTCCAGGTGGGGCTGGTGTACCTGCTCGCCGGCATCTCGAAGCTGCGCGTGGGGGGCCTCGAGTGGTTTACCCAGGGACGCACCCTGCTGGCGTCCACCCTCTTCCGAGGCACGGCGCTGGGGCGCCGCGTCGTGGCCGTTCCCGCGGCGAGGCGCGCCATGGGACTGGCGTCAGGGGCGTTCGAGTTGGGCGCTCCGGCCCTGGTTCTCTGGCCGGCGATGCACCCGTGGCTGGCCGTGATGGCCATCAGCTTTCACCTGGGGGTGCTGCTCCTCATGCGCATCTCGTTCTGGCACCTCTGGGTGTTCTTCCCGGCGCTCTTCATCACTCCCTGA
- a CDS encoding response regulator gives MAPRILVVDDNQELLSLLTQLFEDAGYEVSAASRGKQATELAKGQALSAAVIDVLLPDMMGYHLADALRKEQPQVPLLFITGVFKGGKHAIEARQKYAAAGYFEKPFEAQKLLEAVAKLVPPEKKATPPAPRPQDAFEVELDIDVEEEGPQDAMELTGRIKVTGGGNLSAEIRGANLTASPMQKGPVTVVRHPQPGRPPDPVPAGAGGPGMRRGELKDNLPSLITAFFLSKETGELGVQRGKVKKVVYFEHGTPVFALSNLLSDRFGQFLVRVGKIRPEQLQDAATVATQTQRRTGDILVERGLLKDTERLYYVGQQVKAIIYSLFSWEDGTYVMSFKEKATAESIKLDLHPANLIVRGVKKLYKPERLRRLLRPEDRLIPAVAPSYNLSEVELERWEAELLPRVDGNRTVAELLAYANRPEQVVYGFLVAMQSLGVLDRRQ, from the coding sequence ATGGCCCCCCGAATCCTCGTCGTCGACGACAACCAGGAGCTCCTGTCTCTTCTCACGCAGCTCTTCGAGGATGCAGGCTATGAGGTGAGCGCGGCGAGCCGGGGCAAGCAGGCCACCGAGCTGGCCAAGGGCCAGGCGCTGTCCGCCGCGGTCATCGACGTGCTGCTGCCCGACATGATGGGCTACCACCTGGCGGACGCGCTCCGGAAGGAGCAGCCGCAGGTGCCGCTGCTCTTCATCACCGGTGTGTTCAAGGGTGGCAAGCACGCCATCGAGGCCCGGCAGAAGTACGCGGCCGCCGGCTACTTCGAGAAGCCCTTCGAGGCCCAGAAGCTCCTGGAGGCGGTGGCCAAGCTGGTGCCTCCGGAGAAGAAGGCCACGCCCCCAGCCCCCCGCCCGCAGGATGCGTTCGAGGTGGAGCTGGACATCGACGTGGAGGAGGAGGGGCCGCAGGACGCGATGGAGCTCACCGGCCGCATCAAGGTGACGGGCGGTGGCAACCTGTCGGCGGAGATTCGCGGCGCCAACCTGACGGCCAGCCCCATGCAGAAGGGGCCGGTGACCGTGGTGCGGCATCCGCAGCCGGGCCGTCCGCCGGATCCGGTGCCCGCGGGCGCGGGCGGGCCGGGCATGCGCCGCGGCGAGCTGAAGGACAACCTGCCCTCGCTCATCACTGCCTTCTTCCTGTCGAAGGAGACCGGCGAGCTGGGCGTGCAGCGCGGCAAGGTGAAGAAGGTCGTCTACTTCGAGCACGGCACGCCGGTGTTCGCGCTGTCCAACCTGTTGTCGGACCGGTTCGGCCAGTTCCTCGTGCGCGTGGGGAAGATTCGCCCCGAGCAGCTCCAGGACGCGGCCACGGTGGCCACGCAGACGCAGCGCCGCACGGGAGACATCCTGGTGGAGCGCGGGCTGCTCAAGGACACTGAGCGGCTGTACTACGTGGGCCAGCAGGTGAAGGCGATCATCTACTCGCTCTTCTCGTGGGAGGACGGCACCTACGTGATGAGCTTCAAGGAGAAGGCGACCGCCGAGTCCATCAAGCTGGACCTGCACCCGGCGAACCTGATCGTCCGCGGGGTGAAGAAGCTCTACAAGCCGGAGCGCCTGCGCCGGCTGCTGCGGCCGGAGGATCGGCTCATCCCGGCGGTGGCGCCCTCGTACAATCTCAGCGAGGTGGAGCTGGAGCGGTGGGAGGCGGAGTTGCTGCCGCGCGTGGATGGGAACCGGACGGTGGCGGAGCTCCTGGCGTACGCCAACCGGCCCGAGCAGGTGGTCTACGGCTTCCTGGTGGCGATGCAGTCGCTGGGCGTGCTGGACCGGCGGCAGTAG
- a CDS encoding HlyD family secretion protein: protein MAIPFSRSLLSLKADNQRPSLVALLVGVLILGGWLAWFLWSEVPVHELSAQARLEVSRDAYSIDAPVAGTVVALPLALSQEVSAGQVLVELDTAPARLKLQEARARRESLSQQLTALRAQLVSEETTLQNTRKATDASLEEARALLSQAETSARFAEGELRRTTGLLDGGFVAEAEHQRTTSETSQRQGAVEAQRRLVERLTWDARAKLSSQQAHMEDLRRQAALLEGEVQAQSAQVEQLDYELTLRTIRAPAAGRVAALAPLRTGMVVRQGDTLASVVPTGELKVIADFPPPAALGRIRPGQPAQVRLDGFPWVQYGSIQARVSSVASEARAGIVRVEFDVQPDSSSAIPRQHGLTGSVEVEVERTTPARLVLRAVGERLRGAGLQGTAP from the coding sequence GTGGCCATCCCCTTCTCCCGGTCTCTCCTCTCGCTCAAGGCGGACAACCAGCGGCCCTCGCTGGTGGCGCTGCTCGTGGGCGTGTTGATCCTCGGAGGGTGGCTGGCCTGGTTCCTCTGGAGCGAGGTGCCCGTTCACGAGCTCAGCGCTCAGGCGCGCCTGGAGGTGTCTCGCGACGCGTACTCCATCGACGCGCCCGTGGCGGGCACGGTGGTGGCGCTCCCCCTGGCCTTGTCCCAGGAGGTCTCCGCGGGGCAGGTGCTCGTCGAGCTGGACACCGCGCCCGCGCGGCTCAAGTTGCAGGAGGCGCGCGCCCGTCGTGAGAGCCTGTCCCAACAGCTGACGGCCCTGCGCGCCCAGCTCGTCTCGGAGGAGACCACGCTGCAGAACACCCGGAAGGCCACCGACGCTTCGCTGGAGGAGGCGCGGGCCCTGCTCTCGCAGGCGGAGACTTCGGCGCGGTTCGCCGAGGGGGAGCTGCGGCGGACCACCGGGCTGCTGGATGGCGGGTTTGTCGCCGAGGCCGAGCACCAGCGCACCACGAGCGAGACGTCCCAGCGGCAGGGCGCCGTGGAGGCCCAGCGCCGGCTGGTGGAGCGGCTGACGTGGGATGCCCGCGCGAAGCTCAGCAGCCAGCAGGCCCACATGGAGGATCTCCGCCGCCAGGCCGCGCTCCTCGAGGGCGAGGTCCAGGCCCAGAGCGCGCAGGTGGAGCAGCTCGACTATGAGCTGACGCTGCGGACCATCCGCGCACCCGCCGCGGGCCGCGTCGCCGCGCTTGCGCCGCTGCGCACGGGCATGGTGGTGCGCCAGGGAGACACGCTGGCCTCGGTTGTTCCCACCGGTGAGCTGAAGGTGATCGCGGACTTCCCGCCTCCCGCAGCGCTCGGGCGGATCCGCCCCGGCCAGCCCGCCCAGGTGCGGCTGGATGGGTTCCCCTGGGTCCAGTACGGGAGCATCCAGGCCCGGGTCTCCAGCGTGGCGAGCGAGGCGCGCGCCGGCATCGTCCGCGTGGAGTTCGACGTCCAGCCGGACTCCTCGTCCGCCATTCCCCGGCAGCACGGCCTCACCGGCTCCGTCGAAGTCGAGGTGGAGCGCACCACCCCCGCCCGGCTCGTGCTGCGCGCGGTGGGGGAGCGCCTCCGAGGTGCCGGGCTGCAAGGGACCGCGCCATGA
- a CDS encoding ThiF family adenylyltransferase — MKDELILIQGSNFFSFSPNGPQLLEAVRQFDGNRTERELRALPQGEELLGLLEEEQWIVRLEAPLRDLIEGRPWISRQLSFYAHVQRNYPHRVLAELEKRHVLIVGTGGVGSHVAASLAGAGVCRMTLMDPDTIELSNLNRQFFYSREDIGASKAAKAASFLLARHPHLQLQTLHEPLFAHEEQLQRLGGVDLIVFCGDGPTVLRKTAQVGMTPVTSGGYAGSEGIIGPTCWPAKGSVCWGCRNDYRDEPRTMEILGAQVSRENDWNPSGTTVNGLVGNLLAEEALRCLAPTLGGPRLLNAYMSLDMESLALRRIELPPVECPHRTEPSTPQP; from the coding sequence GTGAAGGATGAGCTGATCCTCATTCAAGGAAGCAACTTCTTTTCGTTCTCACCCAACGGGCCTCAGCTCCTCGAGGCGGTGCGCCAGTTCGATGGGAACCGGACGGAGCGCGAGCTTCGTGCACTGCCCCAGGGAGAGGAGCTGCTGGGCCTGCTCGAGGAGGAGCAGTGGATCGTCCGGCTCGAAGCTCCGCTGCGTGACCTCATCGAGGGCAGACCCTGGATCAGCCGGCAGCTCTCCTTCTATGCCCACGTCCAGCGGAACTACCCCCACCGGGTCCTCGCGGAGCTGGAGAAGCGGCACGTTCTGATCGTCGGCACGGGGGGCGTCGGCTCCCATGTGGCAGCCAGTCTGGCGGGCGCGGGCGTGTGCCGGATGACGCTGATGGACCCCGACACCATCGAGCTGAGCAACCTCAACCGGCAGTTCTTCTATTCGCGTGAGGACATCGGGGCCTCCAAGGCGGCCAAGGCCGCGAGCTTCCTGCTCGCCCGCCACCCGCACCTGCAGCTCCAGACGCTGCACGAGCCTCTCTTCGCTCACGAGGAGCAGCTTCAGCGGCTTGGAGGCGTGGACCTCATTGTGTTCTGTGGCGACGGGCCCACGGTCTTGCGGAAGACCGCGCAAGTGGGAATGACGCCGGTGACCAGCGGAGGCTATGCGGGGTCGGAAGGCATCATCGGGCCGACCTGCTGGCCTGCGAAAGGCTCGGTGTGCTGGGGGTGCCGGAACGACTACAGGGATGAGCCTCGGACGATGGAGATCCTCGGCGCGCAGGTCAGCCGCGAGAATGACTGGAACCCTTCCGGTACGACGGTGAACGGCCTCGTGGGCAATCTCCTGGCCGAAGAGGCCCTGCGCTGTCTGGCACCCACGCTGGGGGGGCCCCGGCTGTTGAATGCTTACATGTCTCTGGACATGGAGAGCCTGGCGCTTCGGCGCATCGAGCTCCCTCCTGTCGAGTGCCCGCACCGCACCGAGCCCTCCACGCCACAGCCCTGA